TGAAATATTTTCAATTTACTTGGCTAGTGACTTCTTGAAGACTAATAGGAGTTTTATCTCGTAAGTCTAAGATACGATTAGTAATGATGCGATCGCCCTGTTGAATTCCCGATGTAACCTGATAATCTTGCCCTTGAATACCTTGTACTTGAATTGGTACTTGGTGAGCCATCATCGTTGTTTTATCGTCATTAGACTTTCCCTCACGGGCAACAAAAACAAATTTCTGACCCCCTAAACTGGTGACAACATTAGTGGGAACTAAGATGCCAGGTTTTGTATCCCAAATTAAACGAGTTCTTACATATTGTTGATCTTTGAGAGTACCATCATTTTCAAAAGTAATTTTAATATTAATAGACTGATTATCCTGATTGACTAAAGGTGCAATGTAAGTTACTGCCCCTCTGACTCCTACACCACCATCAGTCTTAATAATTTCAACAGGAAGTCCTAAACGAAGATTATCGATATTCTCTGTGGGGATATTCAAATTAAGATGGAATCTTCTATTATTAGTAATCGTTGTTAGTGTTTGTCCTACATTTAGAAAATCTCCAAGTTTAAACTCCTGAAAATCTCCCACTCTACCGTCAATAGGAGCGATAAGTCTTGTAAAAGCAAGATTTTGTTCAATACTTCCCCTATTGCTTTGAGCTTCTTCAATATTTGCCTGAGAACGAGCAACATTAGCTTTTGCTGATTCAACTCTTTCTTGAGCCGCCGCGAAGTTACTTTGAGCCGATTTTAAGGCTTCTTGGGCTGATGCAACATTACTCCTAAAAGCATCAACAGTTTTTCTTTGGGCTTCTACGTTAGCTTTGCTACTATTTAAGTCTCTAGTTTTATCATCTAAATCTTGTTTCGGTAACACTCCTTGTTCAACCAAAAAAACAGACCTTTCATAATTAACTTGAGCTAAATCTAAATCTGCGATCGCACTTTCAAGATTTGCCTCCGCCGTTTTTAAATTAGCTTGGGCGCTACTAACAGAGGCTTTTAAACGAGCAACATCTGACGAACTACTATCTCTTTGAGCCTCAGTCTGTCTTAAATCCGCCAATGACTGGTTATAAGCGGCAACTTGAGCTTGAATATTAGCTGTTGCCGCATTTACATCTTCTTGTTGTTGTTCTGGCTCTAACTCAGCAATTAATTGTCCTCGATTAACTATTGCCCCTTCCTCCACAAAGATATTCATGATTCTACCGTTAATTTTAGGGGCTAAATTAACCCTTTCCACTGCCTCTAAAGAACCAACAAATTCCGTACTATCGATCAGAGTAGAAGAATTTAAAACCGTTGTGGAAACGGGTATTGCTTTCGGTTGAGGTGCAGAACTATTTTCACTGCCACATCCATAAGTTAAAAGTGTGATTAAAGAAATGGAAGTTAACATTTTGTGACGAAAAAAAGTCTTTTTATTCATAAAAATTCATATATATTTGTTGTTTTATAATTGCGTCTATTGTGATTTTAACGATAAATATCGGATTGAAAAAATAAATTCAACGATGCCTGATTTCGGGATAAATTTGCGTCTCTGAGTGATGGCGAAAAGGGCAATGGGCAAACCCCCCTTTCTCCCCCCTCGAGAGGGGGGAGGGCAAAGGTGAATAGTTAATAACTCCGAACTCATTTCTCCCTCATCCCCCCACACCCAAAACCTTGATACCTAACTAAATCAGATATTCTTAAGCCAAACTGATGTTAATTAAGATTACATTGCACCATTCTTTCTGCTAAAACCGAATAAGCTAGTCGCCCCCCCGTAACGGAATATTCAGAGCGAGGATTCGGTAAATGTCCAATGGGAGCGTTATCAGTAAAGTTCAAGTTTTCAATAAAAATAATCCAATCATTATCTTTTCTCCAACCAACACGATCCCCAAAACGATTATACGCATCGTCAGCAATTAATTTACCCGGTCGATTTCCTGTTTCTATATATATAGGTAACTGTACTCGAAAACCAAACCTACCATTAG
This is a stretch of genomic DNA from Cyanobacterium aponinum PCC 10605. It encodes these proteins:
- a CDS encoding efflux RND transporter periplasmic adaptor subunit, giving the protein MNKKTFFRHKMLTSISLITLLTYGCGSENSSAPQPKAIPVSTTVLNSSTLIDSTEFVGSLEAVERVNLAPKINGRIMNIFVEEGAIVNRGQLIAELEPEQQQEDVNAATANIQAQVAAYNQSLADLRQTEAQRDSSSSDVARLKASVSSAQANLKTAEANLESAIADLDLAQVNYERSVFLVEQGVLPKQDLDDKTRDLNSSKANVEAQRKTVDAFRSNVASAQEALKSAQSNFAAAQERVESAKANVARSQANIEEAQSNRGSIEQNLAFTRLIAPIDGRVGDFQEFKLGDFLNVGQTLTTITNNRRFHLNLNIPTENIDNLRLGLPVEIIKTDGGVGVRGAVTYIAPLVNQDNQSINIKITFENDGTLKDQQYVRTRLIWDTKPGILVPTNVVTSLGGQKFVFVAREGKSNDDKTTMMAHQVPIQVQGIQGQDYQVTSGIQQGDRIITNRILDLRDKTPISLQEVTSQVN